Sequence from the Gammaproteobacteria bacterium genome:
GTCCGCCGCAGCCAAGGCATTGATCATGAGTACTCCAAGCATCGGCGGGCAATCCACCAAGACCCGATCGTAGTGTCCAAGGGGACCTGCCAGCGTGCGCGCAAGGACCAACCCCATACCGTCACGGGTACTAAGCTGGCGGTCGAGCGTCGCCAGGGCGGTGGCCGCTGGCAGCAGTGACAACCCCGTCGTTCCAGTGGGTCGCACCATTTCGGTTGGCAATGCACTGCCGTTGGCTGCGGCCTGAAATAGGGTGTAGGAACTTGGATTCAGACTCTCTGCGTCAAAGCCAAAATAGGCACTGAGAGATCCATGAGGGTCGAAATCCACAAGGAGGACCTTTTCGCCACGGGCCGCCGCCCAGGCAGCGAGCATAACCGCCGTTGTGGTCTTGCCTACTCCGCCTTTTTGATTGGCTACGGTCCAAACAATCATCAAATCCTCGATTCGGTCAATTCGCCTTTGCCGCCCCCGGCTCTACCTCGGATGCACGACGCATCTCGGGTTGAGCGAGGATCTGCAATACTACCCGCCGATTTTTATTGCGCCCCTCGGGGGTTGCATTATCCGCTGTGGGACGGTACTCCCCATATCCCACGGCAGCCATGCGCTCAGGTTTCATCCCGAGTTTATTAAACAGATGCACCACGCTTGCCGCACGTCCCGCCGACAATTCCCAATTCGAAGGATAGGCGACTGAGTTGATTGGTCGATCATCGGTAAATCCTCCAACCTGGACGGGATTCGGGAAATTTTTGAGAATCTCTGCCACTTTACTTAGGATGGGCTGAGCAGT
This genomic interval carries:
- a CDS encoding chemotaxis protein MotB, with the protein product MNETPPPHLGISPPVPAGRPDSPTEEKSADAAQDLTGQRALDLISKEIGENLGSFMDKDLITVRRDKLWLEVEIKTSILFPSGSAALEQTAQPILSKVAEILKNFPNPVQVGGFTDDRPINSVAYPSNWELSAGRAASVVHLFNKLGMKPERMAAVGYGEYRPTADNATPEGRNKNRRVVLQILAQPEMRRASEVEPGAAKAN